In the Zingiber officinale cultivar Zhangliang chromosome 5A, Zo_v1.1, whole genome shotgun sequence genome, agtagaTGATCTTCTGGGTCGGCCTCTCCTCCGTACTCTCTGATCGTCAAGGTTAGAAGTGACTCAGCAATTTGCCCTCCAATATTTCCTCGGAGAACAACATACTGGCTCGCTCGTCGCTCGGGAGAGCTACTAGCCATTGGAGCTTTCCCCTTTCGAATGTCCCGAGTGGGCACATTTTCAAAAGATGAGCCTTGGGGTCTCTTCGCTCGGCCCATATCATCAAAGGGTGTGTAGAATAGTGCTCGATGATACACGATCGAGGATGGTGGCATGAGCGGAAGGCTAATTAGCTGTGCAAGTGCTTGCATGAATCTGACCAGAGGAGGAGGAATCGGTTGGAACCCAGTCGGACCCTCCACTCGGGTCCCTCGCTCGGTACGAGGGCCTGCCATCAATACAGCTGGGTCGTTTGGCAAAAGATCCCCGGTTGCTGCTTGTTGTTATTGCACGAGCCTTTGTGCTCGAGCGGTTATTAGGAGCTACAAATCTTCTTGCGACAAAGTAACTATAGTAAGTCATTTAGTCTCCTCCATTTTTGTATTTTAAATTCAGGTGAAGTTTCTCATAGATAATACTAAAGTTGATCCCATTTGAAATCGAGGAAGATGGTGTGCTGAACAAGTGGCTTTGATGTTGACTTTGAGAAGACTGTGAGCTAGAATAAAGTGACGTCGAGCGCTCCTGCATATCAAAAATAGAAAGTAGAGGGGAAAAATGTCAGCAACAAGGCCAGAGAGGGATCCCGAGGTAGGCTCTTTGACACTCAAGTCAAACAGGTGATCTCGGGAAAAAGAATACAAGGAACAGTAGTGACGAACAATGGCTTTTGAATGCATAACTTCACGTAATATTACGTACTTGCGCCTATAGATAGATACCCCTTTTATAGCGTTACTTTTTCTCTATGCACGAATCTCGAtgtcattttcaaaaaaaaaggaCCGACTATTTTGTATACTTTCCAAAATGGATCCACCACTTCTATGATTTGTAGAATAGAAGCTTCCCTTATAAAGAATACACAGGGAATATTCTTTTGTTCCTCTAACAACTGTTACTCAAGATGTTAAAAAGGAATATTAGACCACTTGGTTGATGGACTCTTGATATGCTTTGCTAGCAGGCTGACCGAGCCCCCTTTGTCATCCGATTAAACTTCATTTACGGACGGGGGTCTGGTGGACTACGGAATGATGTCCCTCTTGAGGACTCAACCCCCGCTTGACCTCTCCACTCAGCTATAGAGTCTGGTCGGGCCATCTGTCCAGCACATCTGATCAGACCATAGGTCTGAGCAGATAGACCACTGGGCTAAGGTAATTAGCCGAGCTATCTTAGAATGACCTAGAGGACTTGACTCTAAAGGGCGCTAATGTACCTTGGTTTCGTCATTCCAAGGTATTTGATCATGATAGCCCCGAGTGTTGACCCTTTACTCGACTTTGACCATCATATCACCGGTTTTCCTGACTTCGAGGTCTCCCATTATTCACTGTATCACTGGTAATAAGTAAAACTTTCGTAAGATTGAATAAGTCGCCTATAAAATTAATGGAGAGCTGGATACTTgaattaaaaaacaaaacaaaaaaaaaaaaaaaatccatttaagGACTCGTAACTGTTTTGACTTCCATAAACAAATGGACGCCCATCATTCATTCACAAAGCGAAAGAAATAAGCACGGGAATAAAATGGGTGCATGGGTCGGATTTAGAAGGCTTAATTAAATCGCAGATATATAAAGAAAAGTCACACATACGTGAAGGTGCTGAAAGATATGTTCTTGCTTGTGCGACGTTCGAATGGCATTATACAGGTCGTGCTCTGTTACTGTGACTTAGAATATATTTTCATCCCCACATAAAACCTTCCTTGGTTTAAGCAGAGCCAAGATGCATAAACGTTGCTGGGGATGGGGAATCGTTGTGAGAAAAAGTTGATGTAGTGATCCTCTTCTTCATGGATATTAAATTCCATATGTTTATTCCACTCACAGAAATGAAATTTAATGAGCGAATTAATTGCCTATATATAAGTTCAATCTGCAAGCCACTTCCCGTGAACTACTTGCTTGATTCTCCTAGTTATAGAATTGAAGTCATGAGCCGGAAGAGTGGCGACTGGATTTGCAGGTGGTGCCAGTACGACAACTTCTGCCGGCGGGATGCGTGCGTGCGGTGCCACAGGGCGAAGTTGGGCTGCGGCGAGCGGGAGTTGATCGGCGGGGAGGAGAACGGTGACCATGCGATGGTGAACTGGGACGTGAAGCCTGGAGACTGGCACTGCGCCTGCTGCGGCGTTAACAACTTCGCCAGCAGGGACTCCTGCTTCAAGTGCGGCGCGTGCAGGGACGGCGCTGCCTCCGCGGTCGCACAGTCGTGGGGGTCGGCGGCGACCGTCGGGAGCAGCGGTGGCCAGTTGCGGGCTCAGCCGGCAGGGTGGAAGTCCGGAGACTGGATTTGCACATGGTAATATAATGAATTGCTAGACGTAGTTATAGACTTATAGTTAATTAATCGATGCCGAGTGGCGATCTCATTGTATACGTTGTGATCACAGGGGAGGTTGTAACAAGCATAATTATGCAAGAAGGATGGAATGTTTCTGGTGCAACACACCGAGGAATTATAGCGAGTAATGGTAAGTTGGTTCTATCTCTATATTAAGGAACGAAGAACAGTGTTCACTTCTTCTTAGTGATGAGGACTCTAGTCGCTTTAATCCGCTATTGGAGTTCGTTGTGAATTATGATGCTTCTGTCAATTGATTGAATCTGATTATGTAGGTGCAGCTCTTTATAGATGACCCTTGGGAGAATCTGATATAAAACTAGTTAAGCTTTCATCGTGAACTCTACATATGTAATTAAGAGTTCGAGTTCAGGAGTCGTTTCTTTAATGGATATAAACGAAGAGATAATGAATCACTTTTGGCTAATTTGATAAGATTTTATATTGTACCTTTGACACCTCTCCAAATTAGTTGATGACTTTACTCGGTTAAAAATATTATTCGAGATCGCCCCCGAAGGCCATAAGAAATGTGATACTCAAACAATGTGACTGCAAGCTAGATAAGCTGTCATAAACAACTTGAGGATCGAAACACAAAGGCCGGTGATAAGCTAGATAAGCTCTTGTTCAGAGAGTTGGGCATGTACCCTTTACTCAGTGAAACAGTGCTAAGTAATCATAAGTTTGACAGAACTCAATAGCATTAATACTCATCACAAATAGTGCACTAGCTCTCTATGTTTAGGCATTAGCAAATACTATGGACACGTAACTGCAAACACATGACCTTGCCCATCAAACAAGCTCCTTTGTGGGGAATTCAATGATTCTTGTATGGCTGCAAACAATGAAAACCGAAAACCATTAGAAACTTTTGCATAAGCAAATTAATCAACAAGCTGCGATACAAAAGTGCCAAACATCATCTTTTGTAGCATTCTTCAATTGCTCGACAAATTGTTCTTTAGCCCGAGAAGCTGCAAAAATCATCAAAAGCATTGAATTTATTTCACGTGCAGCTAAATAGAGAACTGGCCAATAGATTCATGCTAAAGCTCAGTTAGAAACCTGTGCTAGTGAATATATCTATAGATACATCAGCACCATTGACTGCAGTGATTACATAAATAGAAAGCAAATAGTAATCACCTTTGGTAGATGCTTCTTCAATAGCTTTAGACGTTCTCACAGCAAACCTTTGAAAGCTAGGGCTGTCCACAAAGATATCGAATTAGTTCAGGAGATTTCAAGATTGGAATAAGATAATAGTGAACAGTCTAACAAAGTATCTGCAATGATGTGGTTTTCACAAATTATTTGCTACATATATCCAACATAGCATTATCCGTCAGTGAATATAACCCATTGTTCATATAAACAGATTTGGCAACTAAGCCAAAGTAATTGTATGTGCACGTATAGCTCATTTTTCATTTAAGCATACAATTTACAGTAGCAGGGCATACACTTCAACTCttcacaaaaacaaaacaaaataataataataataataataagtaaatTTTATATATGCATGCTGATGGTGGTTAATTtgacaaggcaaacaaactacaTCAAGGGTACAACAATTAAGGTGAATTGAAACACCCAAGAAATTATTGATGAAATATGTGCGAAGATAGTTTCGGTGATCAATTCCAAATtgctaaataaaaaatatcaaaaaaccACCATATAGCCAATTTGTCAATATCATGTACTCCAAGGGCACAATTTAAACAAGGGtgtattattattctctattcttTTAAAGCAATTAAGCTTAAGTTGAATATCTACTCCTATAAAATTTACTATTTCACACATAATAATTAATGATATAAGTTTTCATACAAAAGATTCAATAATATACAACAAATTTCTTAATACCTTGTTTGGAAGCCAAAGTTTGACATAATGTTCACAATAGTCATCATGCCAGTAACTTATGCTAAGAAAATAATTATAGCCTCATAATACTTATATCTCCTGTATAGTCCAATAAAATCTTATTAATGTTATCGAACATAACTGTTGATAATTTAACATATAATAATCAAAACACCAAGAAtagttttattttgaaaaaatttagcaTTTGTCTTATGTTTACATGACTGTTTAAAACACCAAATTTATATTTGACTAACTGATACTAGCCTAAAATAGACAGAGATATATGGACTATTGAATTATAAGtaagattaaaataaaaaatactaatATCCAATAGCACTCAGTTATACCTTCACTAGATAATAACATGAGAGAAATAGATTGAGATTGTAATGAACATGTTGAGAAATAGTCAATAAATTCTAGTCATTATAGTTGAATTGATTGGAGTTGAAGGTGTAAGGGGTAGTGGAGATccaagaaaatatcaaaatagcAAACAATGGAGGAGGAATAAAATGGAGGTATGAAATTCATGTAGTTGACCCCAAACAGTTGGGGTCATACATGGTTTGATGATTATGAGGAATGATATTAGTTAAAAGCAGCACATTCCAAAATTCAGAAACTTTACATGAATTATATTGCAAACATGAAGGGGGCAAATACAAAAATGAAAACCAATAAAGATACACATATGTATGCATTTTAcactaataaatagaaaattaattattgaCCAGTAGTACTAAATgggatttaagt is a window encoding:
- the LOC121981893 gene encoding transcription initiation factor TFIID subunit 15-like, whose product is MSRKSGDWICRWCQYDNFCRRDACVRCHRAKLGCGERELIGGEENGDHAMVNWDVKPGDWHCACCGVNNFASRDSCFKCGACRDGAASAVAQSWGSAATVGSSGGQLRAQPAGWKSGDWICTWGGCNKHNYARRMECFWCNTPRNYSE